One region of Glycine max cultivar Williams 82 chromosome 9, Glycine_max_v4.0, whole genome shotgun sequence genomic DNA includes:
- the LOC100776125 gene encoding squamosa promoter-binding-like protein 1 translates to MESQLEGKNQYLYGPVVPEMKSVGKRSLEWDLNDWKWDGDLFTARQLNSVPSDCRSRELFPTDPEILATGGASNSLSSAYDDANLGEGKRELEKRRRGVNDDGGVEMNDGAGSLNLNLGGQVYPIMEGEEKSGKKTKMTASTSSRAVCQVEDCRADLSNAKDYHRRHKVCDMHSKATQALVGNVMQRFCQQCSRFHVLQEFDEGKRSCRRRLAGHNKRRRKTLPDATVVNGGSLNEEKGSSYLLMSLLRILSNMHSNGSDNMRNQDVLSHLLRNLASLAGTINGRNIVSLLEGSQGLVKAGTSGAAQNVPNTNSDGPEPSRPFDSFIKMDDGLIHRDPPESMVQRETTPANDMAKKCIASGSDGVGSLKSPSVPQSSNVLLSRDGLPPQSVAAQTTVGRIGLSNIDLNNVYDDVQDYVENTRNSCPPLPSGNGSLDHPLWIQCDSLKSSPPQTSRNSDSTSTQSPSSSSGEAQSRTDRIVFKLFGKAPNDFPHALRSQILNWLSHSPTEIESYIRPGCIILTIYLRLENSAWEELCYNLESSLRKLAAPNDSFWRTGWIYTRVQHSVAFLYNGQVVLDAPLRLKSPQNCQILCVKPLAVSASSSAQFVVKGFNFLLSNTRLLCALEGKYLVQDSCYDLIDSADAVNGHQELQHLSFSCHVPNVTGRGFIEVEDNGLSSCSFPFIVAEQEICLEICTLDNVIEAAEMADDNQIKTNLMEEKTQALYFIQEMGWLLHRSRVKVRLGPMAPVQDRFHFNRFIWLVGFSMDHDWCAVMKKLLNIIFEGTVDTGDHASVELALLEMGLLHKAVKRNCRPMVEILLKFVPVKASDGGDSNEKQVNKSPDRFIFRPDTVGPVGLTPLHVAASMHGSENVLDALTDDPGMVGTEAWKSAQDATGLTPYDYASMRGYYSYIQLVQSKTSNTCKSQHVLDIPGTLVDSNTKQKQSDRHRSSKVSSLQTEKIETTAMPRRCGLCQQKLAYGGMRRALVYRPAMLSMVAIAAVCVCVALLFKSSPKVYYVFQPFSWESLEYGSI, encoded by the exons atGGAGTCTCAATTAGAGGGGAAAAACCAGTATTTGTATGGACCTGTGGTGCCTGAGATGAAGAGTGTTGGGAAGAGAAGTTTGGAGTGGGATTTGAATGATTGGAAGTGGGATGGGGATCTTTTTACTGCTAGGCAACTGAATTCAGTGCCATCAGATTGTAGGAGCCGCGAGTTATTTCCTACTGATCCTGAAATTCTTGCAACCGGCGGTGCTTCTAACAGTTTGTCTTCTGCATATGATGATGCTAACCTCGGGGAAGGAAAGAGAGAAttggagaagaggaggaggggtGTTAATGACGATGGAGGGGTGGAGATGAATGATGGAGCTGGTTCTCTTAATTTGAACCTTGGGGGTCAAGTATACCCTATCATGGAAGGGGAGGAGAAAAGTGGAAAGAAGACAAAGATGACCGCGAGTACTTCGAGCCGGGCTGTTTGTCAGGTGGAAGATTGTAGGGCTGATCTTAGTAATGCGAAGGATTACCATCGCCGCCACAAAGTTTGTGATATGCATTCTAAGGCTACCCAGGCACTAGTTGGAAATGTTATGCAGAGATTCTGTCAACAGTGTAGCAG GTTTCATGTTCTTCAAGAATTTGATGAAGGGAAGAGAAGCTGTCGTAGGCGTCTGGCAGGCCACAATAAAAGGAGGAGGAAAACACTTCCTGATGCAACTGTAGTTAATGGAGGCTCTCTGAATGAAGAAAAGGGCAGTAGCTATCTGTTAATGAGTTTGCTAAGGATACTGTCCAATATGCATT CAAATGGCTCGGATAATATGAGGAACCAGGATGTTCTATCACATCTTTTGAGGAACCTGGCAAGTCTGGCTGGTACAATTAATGGAAGAAATATAGTGTCTTTATTAGAGGGATCTCAAGGTTTGGTAAAAGCTGGGACATCTGGAGCTGCGCAGAATGTTCCTAACACAAATTCTGATGGCCCTGAACCATCCAGACCTTTCGATTCTTTTATCAAAATGGATGATGGTCTAATCCATCGGGACCCTCCAGAGTCTATGGTACAACGTGAGACGACTCCTGCTAATGATATGGCTAAAAAATGTATAGCTTCAGGCAGTGATGGAGTAGGAAGTTTAAAATCTCCTTCAGTACCGCAGTCCTCAAATGTACTTCTGTCAAGGGATGGCCTTCCACCCCAATCAGTTGCAGCACAGACTACAGTTGGAAGAATTGGGTTAAGTAATATTGACCTGAATAATGTATATGATGATGTACAGGATTATGTTGAGAACACGAGGAATTCTTGTCCTCCTCTGCCTTCAGGGAATGGGTCTCTTGATCATCCTTTATGGATCCAATGTGACTCTCTCAAGTCAAGTCCACCACAGACAAGTAGAAACTCAGATTCAACCTCTACCCAGTCACCATCTAGTTCTAGTGGAGAAGCTCag AGTCGTACAGATCGAATTGTTTTCAAACTATTTGGCAAGGCTCCAAATGATTTCCCCCATGCTCTCCGATCACAG ATCCTTAACTGGTTATCCCACAGTCCCACAGAGATAGAGAGCTATATAAGGCCAGGCTGTATCATATTGACTATATATCTCCGTCTAGAAAATTCCGCTTGGGAAGAg CTATGCTACAATCTAGAATCCAGCTTGAGAAAGCTTGCTGCGCCAAATGATTCTTTCTGGAGAACAGGATGGATATATACAAGAGTGCAGCACTCTGTAGCTTTTCTGTATAATG GTCAGGTGGTCTTAGATGCACCATTGCGCCTCAAAAGTCCGCAAAATTGTCAAATTTTATGCGTTAAACCACTTGCTGTTTCTGCAAGTTCAAGTGCTCAATTTGTTGTGAAAGGATTCAATTTTTTGCTGTCTAACACGAG GTTGCTCTGTGCACTTGAAGGGAAGTATCTGGTACAAGATAGTTGTTATGATTTGATTGACAGTGCTGATGCAGTCAATGGACATCAAGAGCTTCAGCATCTCAGTTTCTCTTGTCATGTACCGAATGTGACTGGAAGAGGGTTTATTGAG GTGGAAGACAATGGTCTTAGCAGCTGTTCCTTTCCATTCATAGTGGCAGAGCAAGAAATTTGTTTAGAGATCTGTACGCTAGACAATGTCATTGAGGCAGCAGAGATGGCTGATGACAACCAGATAAAAACTAACCTAATGGAAGAAAAGACTCAAGCATTGTATTTCATACAAGAAATGGGTTGGCTCCTTCATAGAAGTCGTGTGAAAGTTAGGCTAGGTCCCATGGCACCTGTCCAAGATCGCTTCCATTTTAATCGGTTCATATGGCTTGTTGGCTTCTCTATGGACCATGACTGGTGTGCTGTGATGAAAAAGCTCTTGAACATTATCTTTGAGGGCACTGTTGATACTGGAGATCATGCCTCTGTTGAGTTAGCTTTGTTAGAGATGGGTCTTCTACACAAAGCTGTAAAAAGAAATTGTCGGCCTATGGTGGAAATACTATTAAAATTTGTGCCAGTTAAAGCTTCAGATGGTGGAGACAGTAATGAGAAGCAAGTCAACAAGTCCCCTGACAGATTCATATTCAGACCTGATACTGTTGGGCCTGTTGGGTTGACTCCCCTTCATGTTGCAGCAAGTATGCATGGTTCGGAGAATGTATTGGATGCATTAACTGATGATCCAGGAATG GTGGGAACTGAGGCATGGAAAAGTGCTCAGGATGCTACAGGTTTGACCCCCTATGACTATGCATCCATGCGGGGCTACTACTCTTACATTCAACTTGTCCAGAGTAAAACAAGCAACACATGCAAAAGCCAACACGTGCTTGATATCCCAGGCACCCTTGTAGATAGTAACACAAAGCAGAAGCAATCAGATAGGCACAGATCATCAAAAGTTTCAAGTTTGCAGACTGAGAAGATTGAAACAACAGCAATGCCACGTCGTTGTGGGCTATGCCAGCAAAAGCTGGCGTACGGTGGCATGAGAAGGGCACTGGTTTATAGGCCAGCAATGCTGTCAATGGTGGCCATTGCAGCCGTGTGTGTCTGTGTGGCTTTGCTCTTCAAAAGTTCACCCAAAGTTTACTATGTATTCCAGCCATTCAGCTGGGAATCATTGGAGTATGGGTCAATCTAA